Proteins encoded within one genomic window of Synergistaceae bacterium:
- the groES gene encoding co-chaperone GroES, translating into MKLKPLGDRIVVKVLTREEKTKGGIVLPDTAKEKPTEGEVIAVGNGKILDNGQKQPVEVKVGDRIIFSKYAGTEVKIDGEELVIFSERDVLAIIEK; encoded by the coding sequence ATGAAACTTAAACCGCTTGGCGACAGAATAGTTGTAAAAGTTCTAACACGTGAAGAGAAAACTAAAGGCGGAATCGTTCTCCCCGACACAGCAAAAGAGAAACCCACTGAGGGCGAAGTAATAGCAGTAGGTAACGGCAAAATCTTAGATAACGGCCAGAAACAGCCCGTTGAAGTTAAAGTCGGAGATAGAATCATATTCAGCAAATACGCAGGAACTGAAGTAAAAATTGACGGCGAAGAACTTGTAATTTTCAGCGAGAGAGACGTACTCGCAATAATCGAGAAATAA
- a CDS encoding aldo/keto reductase, translated as MTTTKIALGAWAWGNDGTFGQNFTESDLRPIFDAAMKSGLNLWDTAFVYGMGRSEEILGKFLRTVKRESYIISTKFTPQCANLDADNPVIDMYEQSAKRLGTEFIDYFWIHNPVGAPEWTKKLIPLAKSGKIGKIGLSNHNLSEINQAQEILQAEGLKISAIQNHYSLLNRSSENSGILEWCRKNNSEFFSYMVLEQGALSGKYDTAHPFPENSARGQVYNPVLAQLEKLNLAIKEIADSYNVKVAQIPVAWAIAKGTTPILGVTKVSHVEDALKAANLVLNSSEINELEKLADNAKINTIRVWEKEMK; from the coding sequence ATGACAACAACAAAAATTGCCCTAGGTGCATGGGCATGGGGTAATGATGGGACTTTCGGGCAGAATTTCACTGAGTCCGACTTGAGACCCATTTTTGACGCGGCTATGAAATCAGGTTTAAATCTCTGGGACACCGCTTTTGTTTACGGAATGGGCAGATCTGAGGAGATTCTAGGGAAGTTTTTGCGGACTGTTAAACGTGAAAGCTATATAATTTCTACAAAGTTTACGCCTCAATGTGCAAATTTAGACGCTGATAATCCCGTTATTGATATGTACGAACAGAGCGCGAAAAGACTCGGAACAGAATTTATCGATTATTTCTGGATTCATAACCCCGTCGGAGCTCCTGAATGGACAAAAAAATTAATTCCACTTGCTAAAAGCGGCAAAATAGGCAAAATAGGACTCTCAAATCATAATCTATCAGAAATAAATCAAGCTCAAGAAATTTTACAGGCTGAAGGACTCAAGATTTCAGCAATACAGAATCATTATAGCCTGCTTAATCGTTCGTCGGAAAATTCGGGGATTCTTGAATGGTGCAGAAAAAATAATTCTGAGTTTTTCTCGTATATGGTCTTAGAGCAGGGCGCACTATCAGGCAAATATGACACCGCCCACCCATTCCCGGAAAACAGCGCGCGCGGTCAAGTTTATAATCCCGTTTTAGCTCAGCTTGAAAAATTGAATCTCGCTATAAAAGAAATCGCCGACTCTTATAATGTCAAAGTCGCACAAATTCCCGTCGCATGGGCAATCGCAAAAGGTACTACGCCGATTTTAGGAGTTACTAAAGTCAGCCATGTTGAAGACGCTTTAAAGGCCGCAAATTTAGTGTTGAACTCAAGCGAAATTAACGAGCTCGAAAAACTTGCAGACAACGCTAAAATCAATACGATTCGAGTCTGGGAGAAGGAGATGAAATAA